The genome window AAAAAGATCAAAGAAGATATCGGACATGAAGTAGAAGGGGAAGTATGCTGGAACGTATTACAAAATCAAACCGGCACATGCGATTTTTGTCCCAGGCCACATTTACTGGATGACAATAAAAAATCAACCGGCCTGTATAACTGGGAGCATAAGAATTTAGTCACCAAACGTTGGTATGAATGTACCGATGCGGCCATCGAATGGGTTGACGGACGATTGGTCCACATGGAATATGCAACTGATATCACAGACCGGAAAATGGCAGAAGAATCTTTACGGAAATCCGAGGAAATGTACCGCCAATTGACGGTTGCTTCTCCCGATGCCATCGTCGTCTGTAACTCAGAAGGACGTGTAATATACCTGTCCCCGAAAGCCCGGGAAATGTTCCTTATTGATGAACAGGCGGATACATCAGACTTCCGTATGTTTCATTATGTGCATCCGCATGACCTGAAAAAGGCTTCGGATATGTTCCAGTTATTTGTCAAGGATAATGTGGCATTTCTCCCTCAATTATTGTTAAGACGCAAAGACGGAACAGAATTTTTCGGTGAAATATCATCCGCATCTGTAAAAGAAAGCAATGGAAATACATCATCGGTGATCATGGTCATACGTGATATTACCGAACGAAAGATGAGTGAAATGGAACTCATCAGGGCTAAAGAAAAAGCGGAGGAATCAGACAAATTGAAATCGGCTTTTCTGGCAAATATGTCTCACGAGATACGTACCCCAATCAACGGGATTATTGGCTTCTTAAATTTTCTCGCTGACGACCATCTGTCGCCAAAACGCCGGAGTGAATATATATCCATTGTGAACAACAGCAGTGAACAATTGGTAAAATTAATCGATGATATCATTGACGTTGCCAAGATCGAAGCGAAACAAATGAGTATTCGTCCAATTCCTTTCCGGATCAATGAGTTCATGAACGAATTACAGGTGTTTTTTGAAACATATTTACGGGCCAACAATAAAGAACGGATCGCCCTGATCCTTGATGACAGTGAGTTTATCGAAAATAGCCTTATATATGTCGATCCGATGCGTCTCAGGCAGATACTCACCAATTTGATCGGGAATGCCATCAAGTTTACGGAAAAAGGATTCATTCGTTTCGGATATAAGAAGTTAACCTCGAATATATTAGAATTTGTAGTCGAAGACTCCGGAATAGGCCTGGCTCCCGACCAGCTGGAAGTGATCTTCGAACGCTTCAGGCAGGCCGAACTGAATAATAGCCGGAGATACGGCGGTACAGGATTGGGATTGACCATATCCCGCAGTCTGGCCCAAATGATGGGAGGCGATATCCGGGTAGAATCAGAAGAAGGGGAAGGATCCTGCTTCCACTTCACCATATCTTACCTTCCGGTAAGCCCACAGGATGAACACTTATTTGAAACTACCGAAGAAGAAGGAGAAGAAGCAACTGATCCATCTCTTAAAAATTCGTCCATTTTGATTGTAGAGCCGGAAATAATGAAATCCGACTACCTGGAAAGATTATTATCACATACAGGGGCCAACCTGATACTGGTCCAAACCGCCAAACAGTGGATAGATGCTATCAGCCAGCGAAAACATATAGATGTGGTGTTGGCAGATGCCGATGTTTTCAAGAATGAGAATGATGAAACAATCAGGCATATTAAATCCATCAGGTCCGGATTACCTTTAGTGTTGATCGTTTCGGAAGATAATGAGTATTATCAGCATCTGATATACGAGAGTCAGGCCAATAATGTATTGTTTCCTCCGATACATTTTGATAATATGTATCAGGCATTGAAAAAGTATACTCATCCTGGAAAATAAGTAATACCAATCATTTAATGCTATATTTAATGAACGTAATCAATGTGACTTAAGAAAATAATAAATAGCACTGAGTGCTTAATGTTGAATCCTAATTAAATATTTTACCAACAATGAAAAAACCAATATTCTATGTTCTTTCGCTTTTTGTGATCCTTTTGGTAGCTTCCTGCGGTTCTAAAGAAGCAAAATTTGAATCTATTTTTAACGGAACCAATTTTGACGGATGGGAGACATATCTGGGCGTTCCTGATCCTTCTGTGGATGTTCCGGGAATGGAAAGGAACGAGGAAGGAGTATACACCCAACCGATAGGCCTGAATAAAGATCCGTTAAAAGTCTTTTCTATCAAAAATGTAGACGGAGAACCGGCGCTGTACGTTACAGGACAAGTATACGGTTCTTTTGCCACTGTAAAAGAATACGAAAATTATCATTTAAGATTGGAAGTGAAATGGGGAAATAAAAAATGGGCTCCCCGTGAAGACAAACCAATGAATGCAGGTGTTCTCTACCACAGTATTGGAGAATTCGGTGCAGGACTGGGTGTCTGGAAAATGTCACACGAATGCCAGGTAATGGAGACCATGTTTGGTGATTCATACAGGATGTCTAACACATATTGTGACGTAACAGCTTCCCGCACATCTGAAAACGAACGCTATACTTTTGATAAAAAAGCGTCAAAAGTATCTTTCGGCCATGACCTGCCTGCCGGTCCCATTTGTTCCAAAAACCCTATGAATGAGAAAGACCACGGCGAATGGAATGTCATAGAAGTTCTATGTTATGAAGGAACCAGTGTACATGTGATCAACGGAAAAGTGAACATGATCAATACCGATTCCCATATCAAAGTAGACGGCAAAAAAGTTCCTTTGACAAAAGGTGCGATACAACTCCAGTCGGAAGGTGCCGAGATCTATTACCGGAAAATGGAAATACGCCCTATTACCGGAATACCCGATCAATATCTGAAGTAAAATAACGTTTTGATCAACCGGTTATGATCCGGTGAAATCAAACTTTAGATTATATTACAGCGTCTGTGTAATTTTTATGACATGGACGCTGTAATCGTTTAAGCTATAGCAGAGCCTGTATAAAAGGCGGGGTTCAACTTACAGCACGCGTTACAAACGCGCTCGAACTGAGCGCAATAGCCATTTTACCTACTACCAAATTTCCCGTTATTCGTAGCAAGGACGCTACGAATGATTAATAATAAATAAGGTTTCCCGAAAAGAAATTATTCATCATACAGAAGATAAGGCCGGCGTTGTTCTTTAAAAGAAACAACACCTTTTGCCCAGGTTGCCTTGATTTCAGCGGCTGATTTCCCTTCAATGATCATTTTCCGTACATCATCCACTCCTATCAGTTTTTCGAAAAAAGAAGTAAAGAACCGGTCACCTAATTGAAGGTTATTGTATGCATCCAAGATGTAAGAAAGATCGATCCCTTTTTTATAGATCTCTTCATCAGGAATATTGCGGAGATCCACACCGTAACAAGTTTTATCCAGGAGAGGAGGATTCTTTGCTCCCGGAACACTGCGGGGAGTGAAACAAAAATCATAACCTTTCATATCGGGATGTCCGTATACCTGAAACGGGAAAGAAGTTCCCCTGCCCAGACTCACCGGAGTACCTTCGAAAAGACAGGTAGAGGGGTACAGATAGATGGATTTCATATTAGGCAGATTCGGAGAAGGAGGAACCGGCAACCGGTACATGGTCCGGTGGGTATAATTCCTGCATTGGATAACCGTTAGGTCACATGTTCGCCCATCCGGCAACCATTTTTCCCCATTGGCCATCCGGGCCAGTTCACCAAGCGTCATGCCATGCACAACGGGAATCGGCAACCACCCCACACCGGATTTATGTTTCATGTCCAGTATCGGCCCGTCGACATAATGACCATTGGGATTCGGCCTGTCCAGAATGATCATTTTCTTCCCATATTCCGCACAGGCATCCATCAGGCGTACCATGGTAATATAATAAGTGTAAAAACGGAGTCCTACATCCTGTATGTCATACACCAATATATCAAACGATTGCATACTTTGCGCACTGGGTTTCCGATCTTTTCCGTCATAAAGCGAAAGGATCGGGATCCCAGTTTTTTCATCTGTCGAATTGGAAACATGCTCGCCGGCGTCGGCGTTGCCTCTGAAACCATGTTCCGGTGAAAAAATAGCCACCACATTGAACTTATTCCGGTGCAACAGATCAACAAGGTGTTCATTACCCACCATTCCCGTGTGGTTGGACAAAACAGCCACCCGTTTGTTTTTCAGTAGCGGAAAATATTCCCCTGTCGATTCGGCTCCCACCATCACCTGCTGTTCCGATCCCCGGCAAGATATAACACAACATACAAATAAACAGGCAAAAGCCGTTATTATAGAATAAGAAGTCTTCATGGCAAGTCTTTTTTTCTTTCGATTTCCAATACTTTTTTTACAGAACCATTTTTCAATAGTAATTCACGGGCTTTTTCATCGGGAATACCCAATTCTTCGACAATCATACGTGTGCCCCTTTCCACGAGTTTCCGGTTGGCCAGTTGCATATTGACCATTTTATTCCCTTTTACCCTCCCCATTTTGATCATTAAAGTGGTGGATATCATATTCAGTACCATTTTCTGGGCGGTTCCGGACTTCATCCGGGTGCTTCCGGTGACAAATTCAGGACCGACAACTACTTCAATAGGGTATTCGACAGCTGCTGCCAAAGGAGAACCCGGATTACATGTGATACACCCGGTAAGCAATCCTTTTTCCCGCGCTTTTTCCACCCCTCCGATCACATATGGGGTGGTACCCGATGCAGCGATGCCGATCACCGTATCCAAAGCCCCAATACCCATTCCCTGTAACTCATCCCAG of Bacteroidales bacterium contains these proteins:
- a CDS encoding DUF1080 domain-containing protein, with product MKKPIFYVLSLFVILLVASCGSKEAKFESIFNGTNFDGWETYLGVPDPSVDVPGMERNEEGVYTQPIGLNKDPLKVFSIKNVDGEPALYVTGQVYGSFATVKEYENYHLRLEVKWGNKKWAPREDKPMNAGVLYHSIGEFGAGLGVWKMSHECQVMETMFGDSYRMSNTYCDVTASRTSENERYTFDKKASKVSFGHDLPAGPICSKNPMNEKDHGEWNVIEVLCYEGTSVHVINGKVNMINTDSHIKVDGKKVPLTKGAIQLQSEGAEIYYRKMEIRPITGIPDQYLK
- a CDS encoding DUF1343 domain-containing protein is translated as MKTSYSIITAFACLFVCCVISCRGSEQQVMVGAESTGEYFPLLKNKRVAVLSNHTGMVGNEHLVDLLHRNKFNVVAIFSPEHGFRGNADAGEHVSNSTDEKTGIPILSLYDGKDRKPSAQSMQSFDILVYDIQDVGLRFYTYYITMVRLMDACAEYGKKMIILDRPNPNGHYVDGPILDMKHKSGVGWLPIPVVHGMTLGELARMANGEKWLPDGRTCDLTVIQCRNYTHRTMYRLPVPPSPNLPNMKSIYLYPSTCLFEGTPVSLGRGTSFPFQVYGHPDMKGYDFCFTPRSVPGAKNPPLLDKTCYGVDLRNIPDEEIYKKGIDLSYILDAYNNLQLGDRFFTSFFEKLIGVDDVRKMIIEGKSAAEIKATWAKGVVSFKEQRRPYLLYDE
- the murQ gene encoding N-acetylmuramic acid 6-phosphate etherase, with translation MKKTSITESSSPFQDLDQMNVHDLLAGMNREDSKVPLAVGEAIPQIEALIERIMDRLPEGGRVFYIGAGTSGRLGVLDASEIPPTYGVSNVVIGLIAGGDTALRKSIEGAEDDREKAWDELQGMGIGALDTVIGIAASGTTPYVIGGVEKAREKGLLTGCITCNPGSPLAAAVEYPIEVVVGPEFVTGSTRMKSGTAQKMVLNMISTTLMIKMGRVKGNKMVNMQLANRKLVERGTRMIVEELGIPDEKARELLLKNGSVKKVLEIERKKDLP